The Arabidopsis thaliana chromosome 5, partial sequence genomic interval TCtacaaaacttatttttgtatatatattttcgttaACAACATCAACATGTAATATGcgaaattaaattttaagtaGTGACACATCTAAATACTAATACAAATCACTAAAGTACATCTCATGGACGTCGATGTATAGCTACATTAACCATGCATACTTAAGTCtcgtttttcgtttttttttacttgtattTGATGTTAAACCTAGGTAACCAAACAGTATAGATGTCCCCTCCCCctgtatatttaattttgagaagcaaaattTTGTGCATACGTGTTGAAAACTGGAATTTAAAGAACTTCTTTcaccatatatttttttaaatagaaaaattaatgaGTTGCAGTAATACCACCAAGAGTCTGACTGGAGAACTAACCAGCACAAATAGCTGTAACATTTTGCGGCTGTAATCGAATTCAAATCCTCCTAATGCTTTTTTTTGACAACAAATATAGGTTGatcttatatttaataaatcaaagtaaaagaaatatatttttaaaaaacataactttttatacatgaaaaaatatatacaattaaacTGAATAACATACATAATCATTATATAACGTGAACACATGTTTAGTCATGATCTACTACTTATACAACGAAAACACAATTGAACACATCAGAAAATGTTGCACAACAACTTGAATTCGAATTCTGGAGCAATCAAAGCCgattatatagaaaaagaaaattctctAAAATAGCATGAAGTACAAATACTTAGGACACAATTACTTTGGATCAAAATTATGAATCAGATTCTTTTTGGTAACTTTCTcgtttaaaaatacaaatgtcTCCCAATGCCctcccaaaaaaaactgatcGATTCATCCACAAATattaagtaaaataaaataaaacaactcAAAACACCGATCGATGTCAGTCAGTAGCGACAGTGACAACGTAAATTAATGGTTCCGATAAGTCTCCGTTGGTTTGCGTTGTTGTTATTACCACATCAACGCCTTCAGTACACGTTAGCTTTCTGGCTCTAATTGCTTCTTTCTCCCAGTCCGTAGTAGCCACGACATATAGCATCATGGCAGCACAACATATCTGAGCAGCTAAAAGACCTACCCAAAGTCCGCAAAATCCATATGCGGCCCAAAACGTTAGCCCAACGGCTACAGGCGTTCCAACGAGGTAAAACGCTCCTAGGTTTATGTTCGCTGCCATGGACGGCCGTGCAGTGCCTCTAACAACCCCGCAACCTACTGTTTGCGGGCAGTTCCCGAGCTCGCAAAGCCCGAGAATCGGCAACGCGGCTGCGGTTAATTTGATGATAGCAACGTCGTTTGTGAAGATCCATCCCCAGACATCGCTTACGCCCCAAGCAAACGCAGACGCCGTCAGACCCATTACCCCAGCAAAGGAAACCGCCACTATGGCTGATAACCTAGCCTTGTTTGGGCGGTTTGAGCCAAGTTCGTTACCAACTCGGGTGGAGACTGCTAACCCTAGAGACGATGGGAAAATGTAAAGCAAAGACGTCGTTTGGATAAGAATGCCCATTGATGCCACTGGAGTACTAGGGTCTATGAGTAAACCACATAGAACGGTCATTATCTCGTACCACCACCACTCTAGGCATACCCCGATGCAGCTAGGTATGGCTAGGGTTACGACTGGTCCCCAATCTTTGAAACATTCCGAGCTGGGGCGGGTCCACGTTGGCTGGTGTAGACCTGCGATCCAAACATGGGCCACAAGGAAAATGACAACAAGAAGATTTGAAGCGGCTGCGGCCATTGAAACGCCCATGAAACCCCATCCGAGGTAAGAAACGAGGAAAAAGTTCATGGGTATGTGGAAGATGGTGCCAGCGAGTGTTGCGAGAGTTAAAGGGCTTGTGATACCTTGTGCTCGAAGGTATATACGAAGAGGGTGAAGAAAGGAATTGGTGAGCAGATCAGGAATAGAGCAGAGGATATATGTTTGGGCCAACGATGAGATACTTGGATCTTGATGAAGATAAATCATGATCTTCCCCAGGTTGAGCCATAGAGCGACGATTACTACCGAACTTGTGAGTAAGAAAAGTACGGTTCGTTGAAGCGTTAAAGAGAGGAGTTTTGGTCTGCCGGC includes:
- a CDS encoding MATE efflux family protein (MATE efflux family protein; FUNCTIONS IN: antiporter activity, drug transmembrane transporter activity, transporter activity; INVOLVED IN: drug transmembrane transport, transmembrane transport; LOCATED IN: membrane; CONTAINS InterPro DOMAIN/s: Multi antimicrobial extrusion protein MatE (InterPro:IPR002528); BEST Arabidopsis thaliana protein match is: MATE efflux family protein (TAIR:AT4G29140.1); Has 1807 Blast hits to 1807 proteins in 277 species: Archae - 0; Bacteria - 0; Metazoa - 736; Fungi - 347; Plants - 385; Viruses - 0; Other Eukaryotes - 339 (source: NCBI BLink).), which produces METPNIISHTNLLSKIDLEKQNPAPIFPTITELKSEARSLFSLAFPTILAALILYARSAISMLFLGHIGELELAGGSLAIAFANITGYSVLAGLALGMDPLCSQAFGAGRPKLLSLTLQRTVLFLLTSSVVIVALWLNLGKIMIYLHQDPSISSLAQTYILCSIPDLLTNSFLHPLRIYLRAQGITSPLTLATLAGTIFHIPMNFFLVSYLGWGFMGVSMAAAASNLLVVIFLVAHVWIAGLHQPTWTRPSSECFKDWGPVVTLAIPSCIGVCLEWWWYEIMTVLCGLLIDPSTPVASMGILIQTTSLLYIFPSSLGLAVSTRVGNELGSNRPNKARLSAIVAVSFAGVMGLTASAFAWGVSDVWGWIFTNDVAIIKLTAAALPILGLCELGNCPQTVGCGVVRGTARPSMAANINLGAFYLVGTPVAVGLTFWAAYGFCGLWVGLLAAQICCAAMMLYVVATTDWEKEAIRARKLTCTEGVDVVITTTQTNGDLSEPLIYVVTVATD